The following coding sequences lie in one Leucobacter allii genomic window:
- a CDS encoding glycosyltransferase — translation MHVLIVTDQHPESLGGVQVAIRLQRRALERLGHRVTIAAPALHRREYITDRENREAYVDLPSRPITRDREYGLSWPGARTDRVLAAALADRPRADLVHVQGDFWGAMIGLRAARGLRVPLVITLHNHVDAGTRAVTPLAPFVFRALRGWRRLALGRVRPADGAVRIPQRARGAWRYLAELTAEAVRISAPSRHFARQLEAHGVRAGAGDGAVRVTPGGVDDAAIEAARAAPRAPRERPRLVWLGRMSHEKRVLELVDAVAASGIDAELVLHGAGLLLPQLRERIARHGLGERVRIAGPVPYAEALAAMRDADALVQTSIGFETQGLTPFEAAALGTPTVFCDPAIAEDVAASVEWRAADASVAALASALRIAVAELAAASAAGDAERFRIPAAESARFLQSARSEAMLRLYGEALTRS, via the coding sequence ATGCACGTCCTCATCGTCACCGACCAGCACCCGGAGTCGCTCGGCGGCGTGCAGGTGGCGATCCGGCTGCAGCGCCGCGCCCTCGAGCGGCTCGGGCACCGGGTCACGATCGCCGCTCCCGCCCTGCACCGCCGCGAGTACATCACCGATCGGGAGAATCGGGAGGCCTACGTCGATCTCCCCTCCCGCCCCATCACGCGCGACCGCGAGTACGGGCTGAGCTGGCCGGGCGCCCGCACGGACCGGGTGCTCGCAGCCGCCCTCGCCGACCGCCCGCGGGCCGACCTCGTCCACGTGCAGGGGGACTTCTGGGGCGCCATGATCGGGCTCCGCGCGGCCCGCGGGCTGCGCGTGCCGCTCGTCATCACGCTGCACAACCACGTCGATGCGGGCACGCGTGCGGTCACCCCGCTCGCGCCGTTCGTCTTCCGGGCGCTGCGCGGCTGGCGGCGGCTCGCGCTCGGCCGCGTCCGCCCGGCTGACGGGGCGGTCCGCATCCCGCAGCGCGCCCGCGGCGCCTGGCGCTACCTCGCCGAGCTCACCGCCGAGGCGGTCCGCATCTCCGCACCGTCCCGGCACTTCGCCCGCCAGCTGGAGGCGCACGGCGTGCGCGCCGGGGCGGGGGACGGCGCGGTCCGGGTGACCCCCGGCGGCGTCGACGACGCCGCGATCGAGGCGGCCCGCGCCGCTCCCCGCGCGCCGCGGGAGCGCCCGCGGCTCGTCTGGCTCGGCCGCATGAGCCACGAGAAGCGCGTGCTCGAGCTCGTCGACGCCGTCGCGGCCTCCGGTATCGACGCCGAGCTCGTGCTCCACGGCGCGGGTCTGCTCCTGCCCCAGCTGCGCGAGCGGATCGCGCGGCACGGCCTCGGCGAGCGGGTGCGCATCGCGGGGCCCGTGCCCTACGCCGAGGCGCTCGCCGCCATGCGCGACGCCGACGCGCTCGTGCAGACCTCGATCGGCTTCGAGACGCAGGGCCTCACGCCGTTCGAGGCGGCCGCGCTCGGCACGCCGACCGTGTTCTGCGACCCCGCGATCGCCGAGGACGTGGCCGCGAGCGTCGAGTGGCGGGCCGCCGACGCCTCGGTCGCCGCCCTCGCGAGCGCGCTGCGCATCGCCGTCGCCGAGCTCGCGGCGGCGTCGGCGGCCGGGGATGCCGAGCGGTTCCGCATCCCGGCGGCCGAGTCGGCCCGCTTCCTGCAGTCCGCCCGGTCGGAGGCGATGCTGCGGCTGTACGGGGAGGCGCTCACCCGATCCTGA
- a CDS encoding mannose-1-phosphate guanylyltransferase → MSEPSATPHALERLTCVIPAGGVGSRLWPLSRANAPKFLLDLTGSGDSLLRATWNRLAPIVPPERLMVVTGRSHRDSVAAQLPELPCENLVTESEPKDSSAAIGLAAALLELRDPDAILGSFAADHVIRGDILFQRAVTTAVQAADQGYIATIGIHPSHPATGFGYISCGQARGDLAPFDVYDVTEFVEKPDAAEAEAYLARGGYLWNAGMFIARASVLLDQMALAEPELVASLREIAASWDSKRGAQVRERLWPMLPKIAIDYTVAEPAAAAGKMVCVAAHFDWDDVGDFASVANLLTRGRGTDLAVLGDGAQVLSDASSGIVVSESDRLVALVGMDDVVVVDTADVLLVTTKSRAQDVKQLVSRMKVTGGGHLL, encoded by the coding sequence ATGTCCGAGCCCTCCGCGACCCCTCACGCCCTCGAGCGCCTCACCTGCGTCATCCCGGCCGGCGGCGTCGGCTCCCGCCTGTGGCCGCTGTCGCGCGCCAACGCCCCGAAGTTCCTGCTCGATCTCACCGGCTCGGGGGACTCGCTGCTGCGCGCCACCTGGAATCGGCTCGCCCCGATCGTCCCGCCCGAGCGCCTGATGGTCGTCACGGGCCGTTCGCACCGCGACTCGGTGGCCGCGCAGCTGCCGGAGCTGCCGTGCGAGAACCTCGTCACCGAGAGCGAGCCCAAGGACTCCTCGGCCGCGATCGGGCTCGCGGCGGCGCTGCTCGAGCTGCGTGATCCCGACGCGATCCTCGGCTCCTTCGCCGCCGACCACGTGATCCGCGGAGACATCCTCTTCCAGCGGGCCGTCACGACGGCGGTGCAGGCGGCCGACCAGGGCTACATCGCCACGATCGGCATCCACCCCTCGCACCCCGCGACCGGCTTCGGCTACATCTCCTGCGGGCAGGCCCGCGGGGACCTCGCCCCCTTCGACGTCTACGACGTGACCGAGTTCGTCGAGAAGCCCGACGCGGCGGAGGCCGAGGCCTATCTCGCCCGCGGCGGGTACCTCTGGAACGCCGGCATGTTCATCGCCCGGGCGAGCGTGCTCCTCGACCAGATGGCCCTCGCCGAGCCGGAGCTCGTCGCCTCGCTGCGCGAGATCGCCGCGAGCTGGGACTCCAAGCGCGGCGCGCAGGTGCGCGAGCGGCTGTGGCCCATGCTGCCGAAGATCGCGATCGACTACACGGTCGCCGAGCCCGCCGCGGCCGCGGGCAAGATGGTCTGCGTCGCCGCGCACTTCGACTGGGACGACGTCGGCGACTTCGCCTCCGTCGCGAACCTCCTCACCCGCGGTCGCGGCACCGACCTCGCCGTGCTCGGCGACGGCGCGCAGGTGCTCTCGGACGCCTCGAGCGGGATCGTCGTCTCCGAGAGCGACCGGCTCGTCGCGCTCGTCGGCATGGACGACGTGGTGGTCGTCGACACCGCCGACGTGCTGCTCGTGACCACCAAGAGCCGCGCGCAGGACGTGAAGCAGCTCGTCTCGCGGATGAAGGTGACCGGCGGCGGCCACCTCCTGTAG
- a CDS encoding glycosyltransferase: MSTSDRPAPLRILIGCDTFLPDVNGAARFAERLAAGLVDRGHDVHVVAPSVTHRRAGAFVETIEGEEMTVHRWASWRWYPHDWLRFVLPWRARGMARRLLDRVRPDVIHIQSHIVIGRALAIEGAKRGIRIVATNHVMPENVLDFTLLPERAKRVFVRWGWRAADRVLKLASAVTTPTRRAADFLERSTHRRGVLPVSCGLRAANYTADLAPRTSHTLVFVGRVTLEKEIDVILRAIPRLDPALDVRFAVVGDGDQRRNLEKLASELGIADRVEFTGRVTDEELRARLTGASAFVIASIAELQSIATMEAMASGLPIVAADAMALPHLVQHGENGYLFQPGNDRELAERIADVLDRTPEAYRAMQEASLAAVQAHDIDRTLETFEQLYRGEAGAR; this comes from the coding sequence GTGAGCACCAGCGATCGTCCCGCACCACTGCGCATCCTCATCGGGTGCGACACCTTCCTCCCCGACGTGAACGGCGCCGCCCGCTTCGCCGAGCGGCTCGCCGCCGGCCTCGTCGATCGGGGCCACGACGTGCACGTCGTCGCCCCTTCGGTGACGCACCGGCGCGCCGGAGCCTTCGTGGAGACGATCGAGGGCGAGGAGATGACGGTGCACCGCTGGGCCAGCTGGCGCTGGTACCCGCACGACTGGCTCCGCTTCGTGCTGCCCTGGCGGGCCCGCGGCATGGCCAGGCGGCTGCTCGACCGGGTCAGGCCCGACGTCATCCACATCCAGTCGCACATCGTCATCGGTCGCGCGCTCGCGATCGAGGGCGCGAAGCGCGGCATCCGGATCGTCGCCACCAACCACGTGATGCCCGAGAACGTGCTCGACTTCACCCTGCTCCCGGAGCGGGCCAAGCGGGTCTTCGTGCGCTGGGGCTGGCGCGCGGCCGATCGCGTGCTGAAGCTCGCGTCGGCGGTCACGACCCCCACGCGCCGCGCCGCCGACTTCCTCGAGCGCAGCACCCACCGGCGGGGGGTGCTGCCCGTGAGCTGCGGGCTGCGCGCCGCGAACTACACGGCCGATCTCGCGCCCCGCACCTCCCACACGCTCGTCTTCGTCGGACGCGTCACGCTCGAGAAGGAGATCGACGTGATCCTCCGCGCGATCCCGCGCCTCGACCCCGCGCTCGACGTGCGCTTCGCGGTCGTCGGCGACGGCGACCAGCGCCGCAACCTCGAGAAGCTCGCGTCGGAGCTCGGGATCGCCGACCGCGTCGAGTTCACGGGCCGCGTCACCGACGAGGAGCTCCGCGCCCGACTCACCGGCGCGAGCGCGTTCGTCATCGCGTCCATCGCCGAGCTGCAGTCGATCGCGACGATGGAGGCGATGGCCTCCGGCCTCCCCATCGTCGCCGCCGACGCGATGGCGCTGCCGCACCTCGTGCAGCACGGCGAGAACGGCTACCTCTTCCAGCCGGGGAACGACCGCGAGCTCGCCGAGCGCATCGCGGACGTGCTCGACCGCACCCCGGAGGCGTACCGGGCGATGCAGGAGGCCTCGCTCGCGGCGGTGCAGGCGCACGACATCGACCGCACCCTCGAGACCTTCGAGCAGCTCTACCGCGGCGAGGCCGGCGCCCGCTGA
- a CDS encoding FadR/GntR family transcriptional regulator, producing the protein MSSTLLQATPSRLRTAAFAPIGDEGRTELVESRIVQAISVGAFVEGERLPSETELSALLGVAVVTVREALSGLRHRGLIETRRGRNGGSFVRPSHGAVEEVNARALMDLPRVALADLGVHYEVIVGACAEFACMRATADELGVVARMLEDARGLERHVWRRRVTEVQLELAALSQSVRLTTEHVRVQTEFTPLLALQDLDAAARLATHDALAAQIAATERGEAAAARAAVRESVRSSVRWLVGFRSELLADPADAAIRATLEARRGGDDRRALDAEGDS; encoded by the coding sequence GTGAGCAGCACCCTCCTGCAGGCGACGCCGAGCCGCCTGCGCACGGCCGCCTTCGCCCCGATCGGCGACGAGGGCCGCACGGAGCTCGTGGAGTCGCGGATCGTCCAGGCCATCTCCGTCGGCGCCTTCGTGGAGGGGGAGCGGCTGCCGAGCGAGACGGAGCTGTCCGCCCTCCTCGGCGTCGCGGTCGTGACGGTGCGCGAGGCGCTCAGCGGCCTGCGGCACCGGGGACTCATCGAGACCCGGCGCGGGCGCAACGGGGGCAGCTTCGTGCGTCCCTCGCACGGCGCCGTCGAGGAGGTCAACGCGCGGGCGCTCATGGACCTGCCGCGCGTCGCCCTCGCGGATCTCGGCGTGCACTACGAGGTCATCGTCGGCGCCTGCGCGGAGTTCGCCTGCATGCGCGCGACCGCCGACGAGCTCGGGGTCGTCGCGCGCATGCTCGAGGACGCTCGCGGCCTCGAGCGGCACGTGTGGCGCCGGCGCGTCACCGAGGTGCAGCTCGAGCTCGCGGCCCTCAGCCAGTCCGTGCGCCTCACCACGGAGCACGTCAGGGTGCAGACGGAGTTCACCCCGCTCCTCGCCCTTCAGGATCTCGACGCGGCCGCCCGCCTCGCGACGCACGACGCGCTCGCCGCGCAGATCGCCGCGACCGAGCGCGGGGAGGCCGCGGCCGCCCGAGCCGCCGTGCGCGAGAGCGTGCGCTCGTCGGTGCGCTGGCTCGTCGGCTTCCGATCCGAGCTTCTCGCCGATCCCGCGGACGCCGCGATCCGTGCGACACTTGAGGCACGCCGCGGAGGTGACGACCGCCGCGCACTCGACGCCGAGGGGGATTCGTGA
- a CDS encoding ABC transporter permease, which translates to MISTSSFETRPKPLSSALHRHPRGRLASLLALPMVWLVGVYILSLALMLLTAFWVTDPFTSKVKPGFTLDNFASIFTVPAYFAAAARTLGIALAVTLICAVLAVPLAIFMAKVARPWLRAVLAIAVTLPLWAGYLVKILSIRIVFSDTGFFTWLFGPLGIESPGYGVVVTVIALVYLWFPYMAIPVYTAVAQIPVNLFDASSDLGAKGLRTITTVVVPLLKPALIAGSIFTFSLSLGDYIAAKFVGGSTQMIGTIIASNINLNPPVAAAFSVVPIVLVLVYLLAVRRTGALENL; encoded by the coding sequence GTGATCTCCACCTCATCGTTCGAGACCCGGCCCAAGCCGCTGTCCTCGGCCCTGCACCGCCACCCGCGCGGTCGCCTCGCCTCGCTGCTCGCGCTGCCCATGGTGTGGCTCGTCGGCGTCTACATCCTCTCGCTCGCCCTCATGCTGCTCACGGCGTTCTGGGTGACCGATCCCTTCACCTCGAAGGTGAAGCCGGGCTTCACGCTCGACAACTTCGCGAGCATCTTCACGGTGCCCGCCTACTTCGCCGCCGCGGCGCGCACCCTCGGGATCGCGCTCGCGGTCACGCTCATCTGCGCGGTCCTCGCCGTGCCGCTCGCGATCTTCATGGCCAAGGTCGCGAGGCCCTGGCTGCGCGCCGTGCTCGCGATCGCCGTGACGCTGCCGCTCTGGGCCGGCTATCTCGTGAAGATCCTGTCGATCCGCATCGTGTTCTCCGACACCGGCTTCTTCACCTGGCTGTTCGGGCCGCTCGGGATCGAGAGCCCCGGCTACGGCGTCGTGGTCACGGTGATCGCGCTCGTCTACCTCTGGTTCCCCTACATGGCCATCCCGGTCTACACGGCCGTCGCGCAGATCCCGGTGAACCTCTTCGACGCCTCCTCCGATCTCGGCGCGAAGGGGCTGCGCACCATCACCACCGTGGTCGTGCCGCTGCTGAAGCCCGCCCTGATCGCCGGGTCCATCTTCACCTTCTCGCTCAGCCTCGGCGACTACATCGCCGCGAAGTTCGTCGGCGGCTCGACCCAGATGATCGGCACGATCATCGCCTCGAACATCAACCTCAACCCGCCGGTCGCCGCCGCCTTCTCGGTCGTGCCGATCGTCCTCGTCCTCGTCTACCTGCTCGCCGTCCGCCGCACCGGCGCGCTCGAGAATCTCTAG
- a CDS encoding ABC transporter permease gives MLRLGRGSKIALAVIAALIILCTYVPLLVIILNSFNSGRVAGWPIPGFSLVWWEKALKNPAVHAAVLNSLIVAAAATAIALLLGTLSAFALQRFRFFGREVVNLLIILPITLPGIVTGVALSNTFYGVLDPMGIKVGYAGMIIAHATFCVVMVFNNVIARLRRMHPNLEEASMDLGAGIGQTFRLVTFPQFRSAFIAGGLLAFALSFDEVVVTIFTAPPGVETLPLWIMNQMARPNEANQVNVVATIIILLSLIPVYFSQKASAAADAT, from the coding sequence GTGCTGCGTCTTGGCCGCGGATCGAAGATCGCCCTCGCGGTGATCGCCGCACTCATCATCCTCTGCACCTACGTCCCGCTGCTCGTCATCATCCTGAACTCCTTCAACTCCGGCAGGGTCGCCGGCTGGCCGATCCCCGGGTTCTCCCTCGTGTGGTGGGAGAAGGCGCTCAAGAACCCCGCCGTGCACGCGGCGGTGCTCAACTCGCTCATCGTCGCCGCGGCGGCCACGGCGATCGCGCTGCTCCTGGGCACGCTCTCCGCGTTCGCACTCCAGCGGTTCCGCTTCTTCGGACGCGAGGTCGTGAACCTCCTCATCATCCTCCCCATCACGCTCCCCGGCATCGTCACCGGCGTCGCGCTCTCCAACACGTTCTACGGGGTGCTCGATCCCATGGGCATCAAGGTCGGCTACGCCGGCATGATCATCGCCCACGCCACCTTCTGCGTCGTCATGGTCTTCAACAACGTCATCGCCCGCCTGCGCCGCATGCACCCCAACCTCGAGGAGGCATCGATGGATCTCGGCGCGGGGATCGGCCAGACCTTCCGGCTCGTGACCTTCCCGCAGTTCCGCAGCGCCTTCATCGCCGGCGGCCTCCTCGCCTTCGCGCTGTCCTTCGACGAGGTCGTCGTGACCATCTTCACGGCACCCCCGGGCGTCGAGACGCTGCCGCTGTGGATCATGAACCAGATGGCGCGGCCGAACGAGGCGAACCAGGTGAACGTGGTCGCCACGATCATCATCCTGCTCTCGCTCATCCCCGTCTACTTCTCGCAGAAGGCCTCGGCGGCGGCCGACGCGACGTAG
- a CDS encoding ABC transporter substrate-binding protein: MQKKMLAVPLAMAAALGLALTGCSSSGATDDAGGELQIDVPDIPMQEELGDFEDEVNIVAWSGFVEPEWSDAFTAETGCTVNRKVAGTSDEMVQLMRTGNYDLVSASGDASLRLIVGGDVQPLNLELIPNFGDDIVEGMKGQLYDTLNGQSYGVPIGRGANILQYNTEEVAEAPTSWDVVWEEDSPYAGKIIGYDAPIYIADAAVYLMAHEPDLGITNPYALDETQLQAAVDLLTQQNAIIGDYWSDPVKQITAFNGGDVVVGTSWEVLKKLSENRALEGTLPEEGSTGWSDAWMLGAEAANPNCAYAWMDYTSAAEVNGQIAMNFGMAPANAAFCELNDEAREHCELFNATDEEYFSNVWFWTTPIEQCIDGRTDVTCTNFQQWTDAWLTVKG, encoded by the coding sequence ATGCAGAAGAAGATGCTGGCCGTGCCGCTCGCCATGGCGGCGGCGCTGGGCCTCGCCCTCACGGGATGCTCGTCGAGCGGCGCCACCGACGACGCCGGCGGCGAGCTCCAGATCGACGTCCCCGACATCCCCATGCAGGAGGAGCTCGGCGATTTCGAGGACGAGGTGAACATCGTCGCCTGGTCCGGCTTCGTCGAGCCCGAGTGGTCCGACGCGTTCACCGCGGAGACCGGCTGCACCGTGAACCGCAAGGTCGCCGGCACCTCCGACGAGATGGTGCAGCTCATGCGCACCGGCAACTACGATCTCGTCTCCGCCTCGGGCGATGCGAGCCTCAGGCTCATCGTCGGCGGCGACGTGCAGCCGCTCAACCTCGAGCTCATCCCGAACTTCGGCGACGACATCGTCGAGGGCATGAAGGGCCAGCTCTACGACACGCTCAACGGCCAGTCCTACGGCGTGCCCATCGGCCGCGGCGCGAACATCCTCCAGTACAACACCGAGGAGGTCGCCGAGGCCCCCACCAGCTGGGACGTCGTCTGGGAGGAGGACTCGCCCTACGCCGGCAAGATCATCGGCTACGACGCGCCCATCTACATCGCGGACGCCGCGGTCTACCTCATGGCGCACGAGCCGGATCTCGGCATCACCAACCCCTACGCGCTCGACGAGACCCAGCTGCAGGCCGCGGTCGATCTGCTCACGCAGCAGAACGCGATCATCGGCGACTACTGGTCCGATCCGGTGAAGCAGATCACGGCCTTCAACGGCGGCGACGTCGTCGTGGGCACCTCCTGGGAGGTCCTGAAGAAGCTGTCCGAGAACCGCGCGCTCGAGGGCACGCTCCCCGAGGAGGGCTCGACCGGCTGGTCGGACGCCTGGATGCTCGGCGCCGAGGCGGCCAATCCGAACTGCGCCTACGCGTGGATGGATTACACGAGCGCCGCGGAGGTCAACGGGCAGATCGCCATGAACTTCGGCATGGCCCCCGCGAACGCCGCCTTCTGCGAGCTGAACGACGAGGCGCGCGAGCACTGCGAGCTGTTCAACGCGACCGACGAGGAGTACTTCTCGAACGTCTGGTTCTGGACGACCCCGATCGAGCAGTGCATCGACGGGCGCACCGACGTCACCTGCACCAATTTCCAGCAGTGGACCGACGCCTGGCTCACCGTCAAGGGATGA
- a CDS encoding MFS transporter, translating to MQANSARALLLRMAPSIYGPTMLFTLGEYAMLPLIPVIATGMGAGIGLSGLIASAAVVGQLAGNLPASWVVARAGERIAMLAASAVALLGAAGVALAPHLALLGASVFLVGFAAATFGLARHAFMTTRVPVAFRARSLALIGGAHRLGRFAGPFLAAGLLAATGDQSLPVWAFVGCLALTAALVGFAPDPERSALAGSAPGAAPGAVPAAGGGAAGSGARPGPDAASGGIRSAVRAGGGGLLRVGGASAILAGLRAVKDVLLPLWGVSIGMDPAAVALVVGVSGTIDFALFYASGQVMDRFGRLWAALPATVAMALSFLVLSVTHDAPGAEIWLIACGAAMGLGNGLSSGINLTLGADLAPPGNPAPYLAAWRTLTDFGGAAAPLAASAIAVVSLPAAAAATGVLAVLGAAAFARWVPRYVPRAPTRRRGGAV from the coding sequence GTGCAGGCGAACTCCGCTCGCGCCCTGCTCCTGCGCATGGCGCCGAGCATCTACGGTCCGACGATGCTCTTCACCCTCGGCGAGTACGCGATGCTGCCGCTGATCCCCGTGATCGCCACGGGCATGGGGGCGGGGATCGGGCTCTCCGGGCTCATCGCCTCGGCCGCGGTCGTCGGGCAGCTGGCCGGCAACCTCCCGGCCAGCTGGGTGGTCGCGCGCGCCGGCGAGCGCATCGCCATGCTCGCGGCGTCGGCCGTCGCGCTGCTCGGCGCCGCCGGCGTCGCGCTCGCACCCCACCTCGCGCTGCTCGGCGCCTCCGTCTTCCTCGTCGGCTTCGCGGCCGCGACCTTCGGACTCGCGCGGCACGCCTTCATGACGACCCGCGTCCCCGTCGCCTTCCGCGCCCGCTCGCTCGCCCTGATCGGCGGGGCACACCGGCTCGGCCGCTTCGCCGGGCCCTTCCTCGCCGCCGGCCTGCTCGCCGCGACGGGGGATCAGTCGCTCCCCGTCTGGGCCTTCGTCGGCTGCCTCGCGCTCACCGCCGCGCTCGTCGGCTTCGCCCCCGATCCCGAGCGAAGCGCGCTCGCCGGATCGGCCCCGGGGGCGGCACCGGGGGCGGTCCCGGCCGCCGGGGGCGGCGCGGCGGGCTCCGGCGCCCGGCCCGGCCCGGACGCCGCGTCCGGCGGGATCCGGAGCGCCGTGCGCGCGGGGGGCGGCGGGCTGCTGCGGGTCGGCGGGGCCTCCGCGATCCTCGCCGGGCTGCGCGCCGTCAAGGACGTGCTGCTGCCGCTCTGGGGCGTCTCGATCGGCATGGATCCCGCCGCCGTCGCGCTCGTCGTCGGCGTCTCGGGCACGATCGACTTCGCGCTCTTCTACGCGAGCGGGCAGGTGATGGACCGCTTCGGCCGGCTCTGGGCGGCGCTGCCGGCGACCGTCGCCATGGCGCTCAGCTTCCTCGTGCTCTCCGTCACCCACGACGCTCCGGGCGCCGAGATCTGGCTCATCGCCTGCGGGGCGGCGATGGGCCTCGGCAACGGCCTGTCGAGCGGCATCAATCTGACCCTCGGCGCCGACCTCGCGCCGCCGGGGAACCCCGCGCCCTATCTGGCCGCCTGGCGCACCCTCACCGATTTCGGCGGGGCGGCCGCACCGCTCGCGGCCTCGGCGATCGCCGTCGTCTCCCTCCCGGCGGCCGCCGCGGCGACGGGCGTGCTCGCGGTGCTCGGGGCCGCGGCATTCGCACGCTGGGTCCCCCGATACGTTCCCCGCGCGCCCACCCGCCGCCGAGGCGGCGCTGTCTAG
- a CDS encoding ABC transporter ATP-binding protein translates to MPDTTPPAAPGEIAVAVQGVHKQFGELVAVKDLDIDIRAGEFFSMLGPSGSGKTTVLRMIAGFEEPSAGRILLHGADVTRAAPFDREVNTVFQDYALFPHLSIAENVAYGLKVRGVARGARAGLVEEALAQVRLEHVAGRLPSQLSGGQRQRIALARALILRPKVLLLDEPLGALDKQLREEMQVELKQIQREVGITFIFVTHDQEEALTLSDRVAVFNDGRIEQVGSPREVYEFPETEFVARFLGVTNLLPSPLSLRLLGDPQVHSLRPERVRLTDPAAPVEEGAVAIPGTVAETVYAGPHTRYLVDSADGTRFIAERQNAHTPRVGPGIARGDRVSIRFDRGHATPIPGAVPAAAAA, encoded by the coding sequence ATGCCAGACACCACACCCCCCGCAGCACCCGGCGAGATCGCCGTCGCCGTCCAGGGCGTCCACAAGCAGTTCGGCGAGCTCGTCGCGGTCAAGGATCTCGACATCGACATCCGCGCCGGAGAGTTCTTCTCGATGCTCGGCCCCTCCGGCTCGGGCAAGACGACGGTGCTGCGCATGATCGCGGGATTCGAGGAGCCGAGCGCGGGCAGGATCCTGCTGCACGGCGCGGACGTCACCCGCGCCGCGCCGTTCGACCGCGAGGTCAACACCGTCTTCCAGGACTACGCCCTCTTCCCCCATCTCTCGATCGCCGAGAACGTCGCCTACGGGCTCAAGGTCCGCGGCGTCGCCCGCGGCGCGCGCGCCGGGCTCGTCGAGGAGGCGCTCGCCCAGGTCCGGCTCGAGCACGTGGCCGGCCGGCTCCCCTCCCAGCTCTCCGGCGGACAGCGGCAGCGCATCGCCCTCGCCCGCGCCCTGATCCTGCGCCCGAAGGTGCTCCTCCTCGACGAACCGCTCGGCGCGCTCGACAAGCAGCTGCGCGAGGAGATGCAGGTCGAGCTCAAGCAGATCCAGCGCGAGGTCGGCATCACCTTCATCTTCGTCACCCACGATCAGGAGGAGGCGCTCACGCTCTCCGACCGCGTCGCCGTCTTCAACGACGGGCGGATCGAGCAGGTCGGCAGCCCGCGCGAGGTGTACGAGTTCCCCGAGACCGAGTTCGTGGCGAGGTTCCTCGGAGTCACGAACCTGCTCCCCTCGCCGCTCTCCCTCCGGCTGCTCGGCGACCCGCAGGTGCACAGCCTGCGCCCCGAGCGCGTGCGGCTGACCGATCCCGCCGCTCCGGTCGAGGAGGGCGCGGTCGCGATCCCCGGGACCGTCGCCGAGACCGTCTACGCCGGACCCCACACCCGCTACCTCGTCGACAGCGCCGACGGCACGCGCTTCATCGCGGAGCGGCAGAACGCGCACACGCCCCGCGTCGGTCCCGGCATCGCCCGGGGCGACCGCGTGAGCATCCGCTTCGATCGGGGCCACGCGACCCCGATCCCCGGCGCCGTCCCCGCGGCCGCGGCGGCCTGA